One Thalassoglobus sp. JC818 genomic region harbors:
- a CDS encoding DUF1080 domain-containing protein — protein MRRPFLNVLPFAFIACGLSACFAADHGPAYVDPEVAAEKDPDFLFQGEYANSDRGVQVIALGDGQFRTVTYPGGLPGAGWTQKERRSREGTRESLASVLEGVERVERQSDTLGLAPPEDAIVLFDGTKETFTQHWRDGASMTVDGLLIQGATTIDEMQDFQLHLEFRLPYMPEARGQARGNSGCYVQGRYEIQMLDSFGLGPKDNECGGIYQASAPKLNMTFPPLTWQTYDIDFQAARFDDAGKKTAPAKVTVRHNGTIIHGNLSLPGNTPGGVMKDESAAPGPLFLQNHGDEVRYRNIWFVPASSEDSDEQQS, from the coding sequence ATGCGTCGCCCGTTTCTCAACGTTTTACCTTTTGCATTCATCGCCTGCGGACTTTCAGCTTGCTTCGCTGCCGATCATGGCCCCGCTTATGTTGATCCCGAAGTCGCTGCTGAGAAAGACCCTGACTTTCTATTCCAGGGGGAGTACGCAAACTCCGACCGCGGAGTGCAGGTCATTGCATTAGGTGATGGCCAATTCCGCACGGTGACTTATCCAGGTGGTTTGCCCGGAGCCGGTTGGACTCAAAAGGAACGCCGATCACGAGAAGGAACACGAGAGTCTCTCGCGAGTGTTCTCGAAGGTGTAGAGCGAGTCGAACGTCAAAGCGACACGCTCGGACTGGCCCCGCCCGAAGATGCGATTGTTCTCTTCGACGGAACGAAAGAAACATTCACACAACACTGGCGTGATGGAGCCTCGATGACCGTCGACGGATTGCTCATTCAAGGAGCGACAACCATCGACGAAATGCAGGACTTCCAACTTCATCTCGAATTCCGACTCCCCTACATGCCCGAAGCTCGAGGTCAGGCACGCGGCAACAGCGGATGCTACGTTCAAGGTCGGTATGAAATCCAGATGCTCGATTCATTCGGCCTCGGCCCGAAAGACAACGAATGCGGCGGGATCTACCAAGCCTCCGCTCCGAAACTGAACATGACTTTCCCGCCGCTCACATGGCAAACCTACGACATCGATTTTCAAGCAGCCCGCTTTGATGATGCTGGGAAGAAAACCGCTCCCGCGAAAGTGACCGTGCGTCACAACGGAACCATCATCCACGGAAATCTTTCACTGCCGGGCAATACTCCAGGCGGTGTCATGAAAGATGAATCCGCCGCACCGGGTCCATTGTTTCTTCAAAACCATGGCGACGAAGTCCGCTATCGAAACATCTGGTTCGTTCCGGCTTCCTCAGAAGACTCTGACGAACAACAGAGTTAA
- the ruvX gene encoding Holliday junction resolvase RuvX, whose protein sequence is MTESSEDFPQTGKLLGVDYGTKRVGVAVSTPDQKIASPLEILTRQNERHDAKYFQELVSEYRISALVVGLPIHVNGTEGQKAQEAREYGGWLAQLTGLPVKYWDERYTSVAAEDYMIGIDFTRKQRKRRMDMVAAQIMLQAYLDHQETLRRDEAAKAEENEDDLSESFESED, encoded by the coding sequence ATGACCGAGTCCTCTGAGGACTTCCCGCAGACTGGAAAACTTCTGGGAGTCGACTACGGAACCAAGCGTGTCGGGGTTGCGGTCTCGACGCCCGATCAGAAAATCGCCAGCCCGCTGGAGATCCTCACGCGTCAAAACGAACGCCACGATGCGAAGTACTTTCAGGAATTGGTTTCTGAATATCGAATTTCTGCGCTCGTCGTCGGTTTGCCTATTCACGTGAATGGAACGGAAGGACAGAAAGCGCAAGAAGCCCGGGAATACGGCGGATGGCTCGCGCAGCTCACAGGCCTGCCCGTCAAGTATTGGGATGAACGTTATACGTCCGTTGCTGCTGAAGACTACATGATTGGAATAGACTTCACTCGCAAGCAGCGAAAGCGACGCATGGATATGGTCGCGGCCCAAATCATGCTTCAAGCTTACCTCGATCATCAGGAAACTCTTCGTCGCGATGAAGCAGCAAAAGCTGAGGAGAATGAAGACGATTTGAGTGAATCGTTTGAGTCTGAAGACTGA
- a CDS encoding sulfatase translates to MLNRFLMLQVFVVLGLGMSTQSISAEDSPNFIIIYADDLGYGDLSCYGNPTIRTPHLDQMADEGIRFTQFYSASSVCTPSRAALMTGRLPVRSGMCSDKRRVLFPDSGGGIPEEEVTLAEALREQGYKTACFGKWHLGHLPQFLPVNNGFDTYFGIPYSNDMDRENSEGPKGRAAFLNPKSEYWNVPIIKDLEVVERPADQTTITRRYTEHAVEFIKDRGDQPFFIYLPHSLPHVPLFRGEEFEDVSARGLYGDVIEEIDWSVGQILDTLRAEGIDKNTCVFFSSDNGPWLTYDEHGGTAGLLKEGKGATWEGGMREPGIAWWPGKIPAGQVTLELASTMDLYTTFIELSGGTIPQDRVVDGLNISPVLFGEGPSPRDTMFYYRGTELMAVRSGPWKAHFFTQTSYVKGSNVRNEHDPPLLYHLDHDPSERFNLNEKHPEVLKSILDVVAKHRADLVVAESQLEIPLQGK, encoded by the coding sequence ATGCTCAATCGATTTCTCATGCTGCAAGTCTTCGTGGTCCTCGGGCTGGGAATGTCCACTCAGTCGATAAGTGCCGAAGACTCCCCGAACTTCATCATTATTTACGCGGATGATCTCGGGTACGGAGATCTCAGCTGTTACGGAAATCCGACAATCCGCACGCCGCACCTCGATCAAATGGCTGACGAGGGAATTCGGTTCACACAGTTCTATTCAGCATCTTCGGTTTGCACGCCCAGTCGTGCTGCCCTGATGACCGGGCGACTGCCAGTTCGAAGTGGAATGTGCAGCGACAAGAGGCGCGTCCTCTTTCCCGATTCCGGAGGAGGAATCCCGGAAGAAGAAGTCACGCTGGCCGAAGCATTGCGAGAGCAGGGCTACAAGACCGCTTGTTTCGGAAAGTGGCATCTCGGTCATCTTCCACAGTTCCTGCCAGTGAACAATGGCTTCGATACTTACTTTGGAATCCCGTATTCCAACGATATGGACCGAGAGAACTCTGAAGGACCCAAAGGACGAGCAGCTTTCCTTAATCCAAAATCGGAGTACTGGAACGTTCCGATTATCAAAGATCTCGAAGTCGTCGAACGTCCTGCCGATCAGACGACGATCACACGCAGATACACGGAGCATGCCGTTGAATTCATCAAGGATCGCGGAGACCAGCCATTCTTTATCTACCTTCCGCACAGCTTGCCGCACGTGCCGCTCTTTCGGGGTGAAGAGTTTGAAGACGTCAGTGCTCGCGGACTGTACGGTGATGTGATTGAAGAGATCGACTGGTCTGTCGGACAAATTCTCGACACCCTTCGAGCAGAGGGAATCGATAAGAATACGTGTGTCTTCTTCTCAAGCGACAACGGACCGTGGCTGACATACGACGAACACGGCGGGACTGCTGGACTTCTGAAAGAAGGTAAGGGAGCAACCTGGGAAGGGGGCATGCGAGAGCCGGGCATTGCATGGTGGCCGGGAAAAATTCCCGCCGGGCAAGTCACGCTTGAGTTGGCTTCGACGATGGACCTCTACACGACTTTCATTGAATTGAGTGGAGGCACCATTCCGCAGGATCGAGTTGTTGATGGATTGAACATCTCACCCGTTCTCTTTGGAGAAGGCCCAAGTCCTCGCGATACAATGTTCTATTATCGCGGGACTGAACTGATGGCGGTTCGGTCAGGGCCGTGGAAAGCTCATTTCTTCACCCAGACTTCTTATGTAAAAGGATCGAACGTCCGCAACGAACACGATCCGCCACTGCTCTATCACCTCGATCATGATCCGAGTGAGCGTTTCAATCTCAATGAGAAACATCCTGAAGTTCTGAAGTCCATTCTGGACGTGGTTGCCAAGCATCGTGCTGATCTGGTGGTCGCCGAATCACAACTCGAGATCCCATTGCAGGGGAAATGA